Proteins from a genomic interval of Gluconacetobacter diazotrophicus PA1 5:
- a CDS encoding glycosyltransferase: MREIVLFRQNLFRVSEVFITQQAQALRRHVPLYTGRLRYGAGPSGARALLLRDLWRHMAWPRIAAQMLTRDSAPYLRLLAGHAPALVHAHFGVDGVYALPLARRLGVPLVTTFHGFDVTLSTARYLASPAWMNYPLHRRALARQGQLFLCNSGFLRDRALALGFPADRTRVHYIGVDCTLVRPRDPGEETPTILHVARLVEFKGTEYLLRAFARLAPRHGTARLVIIGDGPLRSRLEALARALDIGTRVSFLGAQPHPVVMDWMRRAAMLVLPSILTASGRVEGLGMVLLEAAATGVPVIGSRVGGIPEGIAEGRSGLITPPRDVDALAAAIGTLLADPALRATMGGQARAFVTRQFDLRRQTEILEGYYDDLVRANRSRQDAAKVAIAGAASSL, from the coding sequence TTGCGCGAGATCGTTCTCTTCCGTCAGAATCTGTTCCGGGTTTCCGAGGTCTTCATCACCCAGCAGGCGCAGGCCCTGCGCCGGCACGTACCGCTCTATACGGGGCGCCTGCGCTACGGCGCCGGTCCATCCGGCGCACGGGCCCTGCTGTTGCGCGACCTGTGGCGCCACATGGCGTGGCCGCGAATCGCCGCCCAGATGCTGACGCGCGATTCCGCACCCTACCTGCGGCTGCTCGCCGGCCATGCGCCGGCCCTGGTGCATGCGCATTTCGGGGTGGACGGGGTCTATGCCCTGCCGCTGGCGCGGCGCCTGGGCGTGCCGCTGGTCACGACGTTCCATGGATTCGATGTCACCCTGTCCACGGCGCGCTATCTGGCCTCGCCCGCCTGGATGAACTATCCGCTTCATCGCCGCGCCCTGGCCCGGCAGGGGCAGCTTTTCCTGTGCAATTCCGGTTTCCTGCGCGACCGCGCGCTGGCGCTGGGCTTTCCCGCCGACCGGACCCGCGTGCATTATATCGGCGTGGATTGCACGTTGGTGCGCCCCCGCGACCCGGGCGAGGAAACGCCGACCATCCTGCATGTCGCCCGCCTGGTGGAATTCAAGGGGACCGAATACCTGCTGCGCGCCTTCGCGCGCCTGGCACCGCGCCATGGCACAGCGCGCCTGGTCATCATCGGCGACGGGCCGCTGCGATCGCGGCTGGAAGCTCTGGCCCGTGCCCTGGACATCGGCACGCGGGTCTCGTTCCTCGGCGCGCAGCCGCATCCGGTCGTGATGGACTGGATGCGGCGGGCGGCGATGCTGGTGCTGCCCAGCATCCTGACCGCCAGCGGCCGGGTCGAAGGGCTGGGCATGGTCCTGCTGGAAGCCGCGGCGACCGGCGTACCCGTGATCGGCTCCCGCGTGGGCGGCATTCCCGAAGGCATTGCCGAGGGGCGAAGCGGCCTGATCACGCCGCCTCGCGACGTGGACGCCCTGGCGGCGGCCATCGGAACATTGCTGGCCGACCCGGCGCTGCGGGCCACGATGGGCGGGCAGGCACGCGCCTTCGTCACCCGGCAATTCGACCTGCGGCGGCAGACCGAAATCCTCGAAGGCTATTACGACGACCTGGTCCGCGCGAACCGTTCCCGGCAAGACGCGGCGAAGGTGGCTATCGCGGGCGCCGCCTCCTCCCTATGA
- a CDS encoding peptidoglycan -binding protein, whose product MARRRRQTHAGLDAWPGYVDALSTLLMVIIFVLLVFVLGQAFLSVVLNKRQQAMDQLAHQVAQLNDMLSLERGQNHSLQLSVASLRAAHEKDAAMETSLTAQVAQTTPERDNQAHLAQASQQQVTDLGSQLEQLRQQLSAAMAVLDISQNEIRDRDRKIDDLGLKLNVALADKVEQLQRYRSEFFGRLRDILQNQDGVQVVGDRFVFQSEVLFPPGGAELSPKGIADIRALARTFHQVSAQIPASIPWILRVDGHADRQPIHSAFASNWELSSARAITVVKLLIAEGISPHHLAATGFADFQPLDTHETPAAFARNRRIEFRLTDR is encoded by the coding sequence ATGGCACGCCGTCGCCGCCAGACCCATGCCGGGCTGGACGCCTGGCCGGGATATGTGGACGCGCTGTCCACCCTGCTGATGGTCATCATCTTCGTCCTGCTGGTCTTCGTGCTGGGGCAGGCATTCCTGTCCGTGGTGCTGAACAAGCGGCAGCAGGCCATGGACCAGCTTGCGCACCAGGTCGCGCAGTTGAACGACATGCTGTCGCTGGAACGCGGGCAGAACCATTCCCTGCAGCTTTCGGTCGCATCGCTGCGCGCGGCCCACGAGAAGGACGCGGCGATGGAAACGTCGCTGACCGCCCAGGTCGCGCAGACCACGCCCGAACGCGACAACCAGGCGCATCTGGCCCAGGCCAGCCAGCAGCAGGTCACGGATCTGGGTTCGCAACTGGAGCAGTTGCGCCAGCAATTGTCGGCCGCGATGGCGGTGCTGGACATTTCGCAGAACGAGATCCGCGACCGTGACCGCAAGATCGACGATCTGGGGCTGAAGCTGAATGTGGCGCTGGCCGACAAGGTCGAGCAGTTGCAGCGCTATCGGTCGGAGTTCTTCGGCCGGCTGCGCGACATCCTGCAGAACCAGGACGGCGTGCAGGTCGTCGGCGACCGCTTCGTGTTCCAGAGCGAAGTCCTGTTCCCGCCCGGCGGCGCCGAACTGTCGCCCAAGGGCATCGCCGACATCCGCGCCCTGGCCCGGACCTTCCATCAGGTCTCGGCCCAGATCCCGGCCTCGATCCCCTGGATCCTGCGGGTGGACGGCCATGCGGACCGCCAGCCGATCCACAGTGCCTTCGCCAGCAACTGGGAACTGTCGTCGGCCCGCGCGATCACGGTCGTCAAGCTGCTGATCGCCGAGGGCATCAGCCCGCATCACCTGGCCGCCACCGGCTTCGCCGACTTCCAGCCGCTGGACACCCATGAAACCCCCGCCGCCTTCGCCCGCAACCGGCGGATCGAATTCCGCCTGACGGACCGATAG
- a CDS encoding OmpA family protein: MSHPLFPRSLVLRPRAVLTVLTAALAAGPLAGAARAQVTTDDSALSTLAPAPKHTAPGATTARHPRPAARTQPQATATAHAPQAASARPAAPAAPPPIPAAPPPPPIIRPPVVDVPLHPPAPPPETVAVAGATGTVQGLPAGLRLTFARDNADMNAAMIDRVKGFAATLLQVPYARAEIDATASGLPDDVSTPRRVSLSRGLAIRSILIHAGIASTRIYVRAIGLPPAGTPDGTNPDHVDVTRSDMVASPSSAASSPPAPSEPRPAP, translated from the coding sequence ATGTCCCATCCTCTCTTCCCCCGGTCCCTCGTCCTCCGCCCCCGCGCCGTCCTGACCGTCCTGACCGCCGCGCTGGCGGCGGGGCCGCTGGCGGGTGCCGCGCGGGCGCAGGTCACGACCGACGACAGCGCCCTGTCCACGCTGGCGCCGGCGCCGAAGCACACCGCCCCGGGGGCCACGACGGCGCGGCATCCGCGCCCCGCGGCCAGGACCCAGCCGCAAGCCACAGCCACGGCCCACGCGCCGCAGGCCGCCAGTGCCCGGCCGGCCGCACCTGCCGCCCCGCCGCCCATTCCGGCCGCGCCGCCGCCGCCGCCCATCATCCGCCCGCCCGTGGTCGACGTGCCGCTGCACCCGCCGGCCCCGCCGCCCGAAACCGTCGCGGTCGCGGGCGCCACCGGCACGGTGCAGGGCCTGCCGGCCGGGCTGCGCCTGACCTTTGCCCGGGACAACGCGGACATGAATGCCGCCATGATCGACCGGGTGAAGGGCTTTGCCGCCACCCTGCTGCAGGTCCCGTACGCCCGCGCCGAAATCGACGCCACGGCGTCAGGGCTGCCCGACGACGTCTCGACGCCCCGGCGCGTGTCGCTGTCGCGGGGGCTGGCCATCCGGTCGATCCTGATCCATGCCGGCATCGCCTCGACCCGCATCTATGTCCGCGCCATCGGCCTGCCGCCCGCCGGCACGCCGGACGGCACGAACCCGGATCATGTTGACGTGACCCGGTCCGATATGGTCGCCTCTCCGTCCTCTGCCGCTTCTTCCCCCCCCGCCCCTTCGGAGCCGCGCCCCGCACCGTGA
- a CDS encoding lysine-2,3-aminomutase-like protein, which produces MTRSVNLPEDTPAPPGAAPPGAEPGRTVRDVAGLVAAGLVSPGAVPALEEVARQYATAIPPAFAGLITRPDDPIGLQVVPDASELTIAPHERMDPIGDDALSPVPGIVHRYADRALLKPLLVCPLYCRFCFRREHVGPDGGVLDDAALERALDWLRTHPAIREVILTGGDPLMLSPRRLGAIVRALGDMPHVTTIRIHSRVPVADPGRITDALADAMETDRAMWVVVHANHAREFTPAARAALRRIQARAIPVLGQSVLLRGVNDSVAALEALFRAMVEARMKPYYLHQLDAAPGTARFHVPIAEGRRLLAGLRGRVTGLAWPTYTLDIPGGYGKVPLGPDYLEPEGPAPDGTGLSVRDPAGGRHKLEAESAANLALGAREG; this is translated from the coding sequence ATGACACGATCGGTCAACCTTCCCGAGGATACGCCCGCCCCGCCCGGCGCCGCACCGCCCGGCGCCGAGCCGGGCCGGACAGTGCGCGATGTGGCCGGCCTGGTGGCGGCCGGCCTGGTTTCCCCCGGCGCGGTGCCGGCGCTGGAAGAGGTCGCCCGGCAGTACGCCACCGCCATCCCGCCCGCCTTCGCCGGGCTGATCACCCGTCCCGACGATCCGATCGGGTTGCAGGTCGTCCCGGACGCGTCCGAACTGACGATTGCCCCCCATGAACGGATGGACCCGATCGGCGACGACGCGCTGTCGCCCGTGCCGGGCATCGTCCACCGCTATGCCGACCGCGCGCTGCTGAAGCCGCTGCTGGTCTGTCCGCTTTATTGCCGGTTCTGCTTCCGGCGGGAACATGTGGGCCCCGATGGCGGCGTGCTGGACGATGCGGCGCTGGAGCGCGCGCTGGACTGGCTGCGCACCCACCCCGCCATCCGCGAGGTGATCCTGACCGGGGGCGACCCGCTGATGCTGTCGCCCCGCCGCCTGGGCGCGATCGTCCGGGCGCTGGGGGACATGCCCCATGTCACCACCATCCGTATCCACAGCCGCGTGCCGGTGGCCGACCCCGGCCGCATCACCGACGCGCTGGCCGACGCGATGGAAACCGACCGCGCGATGTGGGTGGTGGTGCATGCCAACCATGCCCGCGAATTCACCCCGGCCGCCCGCGCGGCCCTGCGGCGCATCCAGGCGCGGGCCATTCCGGTACTGGGCCAGTCGGTCCTGCTGCGGGGGGTCAATGACAGCGTCGCGGCGCTGGAGGCCCTGTTCCGCGCCATGGTCGAGGCCCGGATGAAGCCGTACTACCTGCATCAGCTGGACGCCGCCCCCGGCACCGCGCGTTTCCATGTGCCGATCGCCGAGGGACGGCGCCTGCTGGCCGGGCTGCGCGGCCGGGTGACGGGCCTGGCATGGCCGACCTATACGCTGGATATTCCGGGCGGATACGGCAAGGTGCCGCTGGGTCCGGATTACCTGGAACCGGAGGGGCCGGCGCCGGACGGGACGGGCCTGTCGGTGCGCGATCCGGCGGGGGGACGACACAAACTGGAGGCTGAATCGGCGGCCAACCTTGCCCTCGGCGCCCGAGAGGGTTAG
- a CDS encoding radical SAM protein: MNDISLANRFKNLRAGVRFAAKAIGTRYTPLLAQVVVTRKCNLACGYCNEFDDFSAPVPLEVLKARVDHLATLGTASITFTGGEPLLHPDLDKIVRIARDHGMIVTTITNGFRLSRAWIDRLNAAGLQGMQVSIDNITPDDISMKSLSSVEGRLALLSEHARFKVNVNSVLGVTGERTQDVVTIAETAARYGLQHSVGVLHDHSGALKALSDEQMKAYRRVTEISPSLVHTLNYRLFQKNLMHGQPNDWKCRAGARYLYVTEDGVVHWCSQQRGYPGIPLLEYGPDDLKREYDTKKNCAPTCTLSCVHQMSMFDRYRGAQHRSDPVPIPG, encoded by the coding sequence ATGAACGATATTTCCCTGGCCAATCGCTTCAAGAACCTGCGCGCGGGCGTGCGCTTCGCGGCCAAGGCCATCGGCACGCGCTACACGCCCCTGCTCGCCCAGGTTGTGGTGACGCGAAAATGCAACCTTGCATGCGGCTATTGCAACGAATTCGATGATTTCTCGGCCCCGGTGCCGCTGGAGGTGCTGAAGGCGCGGGTCGATCATCTGGCGACGCTGGGGACGGCCTCGATCACCTTCACCGGGGGCGAGCCGCTGCTGCATCCCGACCTGGACAAGATCGTGCGCATCGCGCGCGACCACGGCATGATCGTCACCACCATCACCAACGGCTTCCGCCTCTCGCGCGCCTGGATCGACCGACTGAATGCCGCCGGGCTGCAGGGCATGCAGGTCAGCATCGACAACATCACGCCCGACGACATCTCGATGAAGAGCCTGTCCTCGGTCGAGGGCCGGCTGGCGCTGCTGTCCGAACATGCGCGCTTCAAGGTGAACGTGAATTCGGTGCTGGGCGTGACGGGCGAGCGTACCCAGGATGTGGTCACGATCGCCGAAACCGCCGCGCGCTACGGGTTGCAGCATTCCGTCGGCGTGCTGCACGACCATTCCGGCGCGTTGAAGGCGCTCAGCGACGAACAGATGAAGGCCTATCGGCGGGTCACGGAAATTTCCCCGTCGCTGGTCCACACGCTGAATTACCGCCTGTTCCAGAAGAACCTGATGCACGGCCAGCCGAACGACTGGAAGTGCCGGGCCGGCGCGCGGTATCTGTACGTGACCGAGGACGGGGTCGTGCATTGGTGCTCGCAGCAGCGCGGCTATCCCGGCATTCCGCTGCTGGAATACGGCCCCGATGACCTGAAGCGCGAATACGACACGAAGAAGAACTGCGCGCCCACATGCACCCTCAGTTGCGTGCACCAGATGAGCATGTTCGACCGCTATCGCGGCGCCCAGCACCGAAGCGACCCCGTCCCAATACCCGGATAA
- a CDS encoding lipopolysaccharide biosynthesis protein, with protein sequence MSSHDTGLTARIFRNTGYLLGGKGMAGVLGFANTALAVRALGLRDYGVLLLIHACAGSFSVATRFQSWQPLLHFGSTLFAHGEDEGERDRFQTLLRHCFLLDIAGAAAGCGLALAGVAWFGPVLGWPVADQGAAMLYMTSILVMNTCCALGVLRLTNRFRQSAMADVAMMLTRLLGTVAGLCLHWSLPAFLAVWYAGTIMAFSTNSLAAWRAIRDTPSFTGFRILGARWLSRIDGIWRLTLSTSGDQAVSSLTARMAVLLVGAATDPAATAIYSVTWHVCDALAQPAQLLTPALYPELIRLRDRKDWAGMWRVMRRIFLALGIFSIVALLVAASVGPWVFHSLLAIHRPDNLPLLMLLTTAAILDLWDVPLEPVLFSLGWAQQLFASRIAATVLSLPILYGLAHLWGVDGAGVATLFAEALILSTRCFPFLRMKRQGFSP encoded by the coding sequence GTGAGCAGCCACGACACGGGACTGACCGCCCGGATTTTCCGCAATACCGGATACCTGCTGGGCGGCAAGGGCATGGCCGGGGTCCTGGGCTTTGCCAACACGGCGCTGGCGGTTCGGGCCCTGGGGCTGCGCGATTATGGTGTGCTGCTGCTGATCCATGCCTGCGCGGGATCGTTTTCGGTGGCCACGCGCTTCCAGTCCTGGCAGCCGCTGCTGCATTTCGGCAGCACCCTGTTCGCCCACGGCGAGGACGAGGGCGAGCGGGACCGGTTCCAGACGCTGCTGCGCCACTGCTTCCTGCTGGACATCGCGGGCGCCGCCGCCGGGTGCGGCCTGGCCCTGGCGGGGGTGGCGTGGTTCGGCCCCGTGCTGGGCTGGCCGGTCGCCGACCAGGGTGCCGCGATGCTCTACATGACCTCGATCCTGGTCATGAACACGTGCTGCGCGCTGGGCGTGCTGCGCCTGACGAACCGGTTCCGGCAGTCGGCCATGGCCGACGTGGCGATGATGCTGACCCGGCTGCTGGGCACCGTGGCGGGGCTGTGCCTGCATTGGAGCCTGCCCGCGTTCCTGGCGGTCTGGTATGCCGGCACGATCATGGCCTTCAGCACCAATTCGCTGGCGGCGTGGCGGGCGATCCGCGATACCCCGAGCTTCACGGGGTTCCGTATCCTGGGCGCGCGCTGGCTGAGCCGGATCGACGGCATCTGGCGGCTGACGCTGTCGACCAGCGGCGACCAGGCCGTGTCGTCACTGACCGCGCGCATGGCGGTGCTGCTGGTGGGTGCCGCGACCGATCCCGCCGCCACCGCGATCTACAGCGTCACCTGGCATGTCTGCGACGCGCTGGCCCAGCCGGCCCAGTTGCTGACTCCCGCCCTGTATCCCGAACTGATCCGCCTGCGCGACCGCAAGGACTGGGCCGGCATGTGGCGCGTCATGCGCCGCATCTTCCTGGCCCTGGGCATCTTTTCCATCGTGGCGCTGCTGGTCGCGGCCAGCGTCGGCCCCTGGGTGTTCCACAGCCTGCTGGCCATCCATCGGCCGGACAACCTGCCGCTGCTGATGCTGCTGACCACGGCGGCGATCCTGGATCTGTGGGACGTGCCGCTGGAACCGGTGCTGTTCTCGCTGGGCTGGGCCCAGCAACTGTTCGCCAGCCGGATTGCCGCCACCGTGCTGTCGCTGCCGATCCTGTATGGGCTGGCGCATCTCTGGGGCGTGGACGGGGCAGGTGTCGCCACCCTGTTTGCCGAGGCGCTGATCCTGTCCACGCGCTGCTTTCCGTTCTTGCGCATGAAAAGGCAAGGGTTCAGCCCTTGA
- the efp gene encoding elongation factor P, whose translation MKQQANLIRAGQVIEHDGRRWTVLKQQIITPGKGGAFIQVEMRDLKTGNKTNERWRTADTVERLLTEEKEYTYSYMDGDNIVLMDPETFEQTLLPLDLLGDQAPFLQDNMVLVVNLVEGDPVGVTLPAQVTLEIIEADPVVKGQTASSSYKPAKLSNGVKTMVPPFIEAGERIVVRTEDASYVERAKG comes from the coding sequence ATGAAACAGCAGGCGAACCTGATCCGTGCCGGACAGGTCATCGAGCACGACGGCCGTCGCTGGACTGTCCTGAAGCAGCAGATCATCACCCCCGGCAAGGGCGGCGCGTTCATCCAGGTGGAAATGCGCGACCTGAAGACCGGCAACAAGACGAACGAGCGCTGGCGCACCGCCGACACCGTCGAGCGTCTGCTGACCGAGGAAAAGGAATATACCTATTCCTACATGGACGGCGACAACATCGTCCTGATGGACCCCGAGACGTTCGAGCAGACGCTGCTGCCGCTGGACCTGCTGGGCGACCAGGCGCCGTTCCTGCAGGACAACATGGTGCTGGTGGTCAACCTGGTCGAAGGCGACCCGGTGGGCGTGACGCTGCCGGCGCAGGTCACGCTGGAGATCATCGAGGCCGACCCCGTGGTGAAGGGCCAGACCGCCAGCTCGTCCTACAAGCCGGCCAAGCTGTCGAACGGCGTAAAGACCATGGTGCCGCCGTTCATCGAGGCCGGCGAGCGCATCGTCGTCCGCACCGAGGACGCCAGCTACGTGGAACGCGCGAAGGGCTGA
- a CDS encoding inositol monophosphatase family protein: MRLSPHMTVMQNAAQKAARRLLRDFNEVEQLQVSIKGPGDFVSQADMRAEATIREELLRARPGYAFLMEESGASGGDNWTWRWIVDPLDGTTNFLHGIPQWAISIGLQRRLPDGSLEMAAGLVYNPAANEMFWAEKGVGAFLNERRIRVSARRDMLEALFATGIPFAKIPAQRRLPFARTLGALMPQVAGIRRFGAAALDLAWVAAGRYEGFWELGLKPWDCAAGLLLVREAGGYATDPDGVELNDLADTVNVVAGNPHLHGPLRELVAESLVARP, from the coding sequence ATGCGACTCTCTCCCCACATGACGGTGATGCAGAACGCGGCCCAGAAGGCCGCGCGACGCCTGTTGCGCGACTTCAACGAGGTCGAGCAGCTGCAGGTCAGCATCAAGGGGCCGGGCGACTTCGTGTCGCAGGCCGACATGCGCGCCGAGGCGACGATCCGCGAGGAACTGCTGCGCGCCCGCCCGGGCTATGCCTTCCTGATGGAGGAGAGCGGGGCGTCGGGCGGCGACAACTGGACGTGGCGCTGGATCGTGGACCCGCTGGACGGCACCACCAACTTCCTGCACGGCATTCCGCAATGGGCCATTTCGATCGGCCTGCAGCGCCGCCTGCCGGACGGCAGCCTGGAGATGGCGGCGGGCCTGGTCTACAACCCCGCCGCCAACGAGATGTTCTGGGCGGAAAAGGGTGTCGGCGCGTTCCTCAACGAACGGCGCATCCGGGTGTCCGCCCGGCGCGACATGCTGGAAGCGCTGTTTGCTACCGGCATTCCCTTTGCCAAGATCCCCGCGCAACGCCGCCTGCCCTTCGCGCGGACGCTGGGCGCGCTGATGCCGCAGGTCGCGGGCATCCGCCGCTTCGGCGCCGCGGCGCTGGACCTGGCCTGGGTGGCCGCCGGCCGCTACGAAGGGTTCTGGGAACTGGGGCTGAAGCCCTGGGATTGCGCCGCCGGCCTGCTGCTGGTGCGCGAGGCCGGGGGCTATGCCACCGATCCCGACGGGGTGGAACTGAACGACCTGGCCGACACGGTCAATGTCGTGGCCGGCAATCCGCACCTGCATGGGCCATTGCGCGAACTGGTGGCCGAAAGCCTGGTCGCCCGGCCCTGA